One part of the Olleya sp. YS genome encodes these proteins:
- a CDS encoding MBL fold metallo-hydrolase, which translates to MKITFLGTGTSQGIPVIGSTHPVCLSNNPKDKRLRVSIMVQWDENTFVVDCGPDFRQQMLRANPDKIDAILFTHEHADHTAGIDDIRPFCFRQGELPIYAHQRVIEQLKIRFEYVFATKNRYPGAPKVKINQIKNEVFNVNGKQILPVEGLHYKLPVFGFRFDKFAYLTDIKTIDKAELDKLKDLDVLVINALREEAHISHLNLEEALELVNIIKPKRAYFTHISHLLGFHDDVQQKLPDNVFLAYDQLQITI; encoded by the coding sequence TTGAAAATCACATTTTTAGGCACAGGAACGTCTCAAGGTATTCCAGTTATTGGAAGCACACATCCTGTATGTTTAAGTAATAACCCAAAGGACAAGCGTTTACGTGTATCCATTATGGTCCAATGGGACGAAAATACGTTTGTAGTGGATTGTGGACCAGATTTTAGGCAGCAAATGTTACGTGCTAATCCAGATAAAATTGATGCTATCTTATTTACCCATGAGCACGCAGACCATACTGCAGGAATAGATGATATTAGACCCTTTTGTTTTAGACAAGGCGAATTACCTATCTATGCTCACCAGCGCGTTATAGAACAGCTTAAAATAAGATTTGAATATGTGTTTGCTACTAAAAATAGGTATCCTGGTGCACCTAAAGTAAAAATCAACCAAATTAAAAACGAAGTGTTTAACGTAAATGGAAAACAAATACTTCCTGTTGAAGGGTTGCATTACAAACTACCAGTATTTGGATTTAGATTTGATAAATTTGCTTATTTGACAGATATTAAAACTATAGACAAAGCTGAATTAGATAAACTTAAAGATTTAGACGTTTTAGTAATCAATGCCTTGAGAGAAGAAGCACATATTTCGCATTTAAATTTAGAAGAAGCTTTGGAACTGGTTAATATTATTAAGCCTAAACGTGCCTATTTTACACATATTAGTCACTTATTAGGATTTCATGATGACGTGCAGCAAAAGTTACCAGACAATGTTTTTTTGGCATATGACCAACTACAAATAACTATTTAA